One stretch of Siphonobacter curvatus DNA includes these proteins:
- a CDS encoding ATP-binding protein, translating to MQEIDIQACDREPIRHLGKIQAHGYLLSVDAQTFLIRQCSSNLSVFYPDNLSQVIGLPLEKLQMGDLSGQEITQLIQFALKQSSLETLNPFSVRVQERDYHLIIQRQDDIYLLEFELKDEALFPSTLQNLVSRVMTNLQQSKTIQELLEKVAAEIKLITRYDRVMIYRFDEEWNGEVVAEAKDKDLEPFLGLHYPASDIPSQARELYKINLVRTIVDASERAVSIYPATDNQTGNPLDLTHSVLRAVSPVHIEYLKNMGVRSSMSFSLLYKGELWGLISCHHYQGPRLVDYTARMSGKVISQLLSAALEFRKDEEDLTLVNKLWRSEQTLFEQMQRDWNVVQGLIKMETTAMDITSASGMALLYEGKLYTLGNTPNEAFIRQLIEWLKHTKIDTIFHTHQLPRLFGPAEAHRAEASGVMAIVISRQLEEYVIWFKPEVIQQVSWGGNPDEKPVVAEASGQLRLSPRKSFAKWTQIVRSTSDVWRQAEINTALKLREDILQILSQRANQIRILNEQLKLAYEELDTFSYTVSHDLRTPLASIKTYAEVLLIDYSDRLDEEMLPLFEKIVSASNRMGDLIREILHYARSGRTELSAEPIEMRELLYSLKDELLVSEKGTPITIEIEETPSLKGDKTMITQVFSNLLSNAIKYTRPVAKPHIVVKGVKNADEIIYSVTDNGIGIDMKQGGKVFDLFKRLDNARKFEGHGVGLAIVKRIMQRHHGRVWFYSEPFKETTFYVAIPTH from the coding sequence ATGCAAGAAATAGATATTCAAGCTTGTGACCGCGAACCCATCCGGCATTTAGGTAAAATTCAGGCCCATGGGTATTTACTTTCGGTAGATGCTCAAACGTTTCTGATTCGTCAATGCAGTAGTAATCTTTCGGTTTTTTATCCGGATAATTTATCGCAGGTGATTGGTCTGCCGCTCGAAAAGCTGCAAATGGGCGATTTGTCAGGGCAGGAGATTACGCAGCTGATTCAGTTTGCGTTGAAACAAAGTTCGCTGGAAACGCTAAATCCTTTCAGTGTTCGGGTGCAGGAACGCGACTATCACTTGATTATTCAGCGGCAGGACGACATTTATCTACTAGAGTTTGAACTGAAAGACGAAGCCCTCTTTCCCAGTACGCTGCAAAACCTAGTGAGTCGGGTCATGACGAACCTTCAGCAGAGCAAGACGATCCAGGAATTACTGGAAAAGGTTGCGGCGGAGATCAAACTCATTACCAGGTATGACCGGGTTATGATTTATCGTTTTGATGAAGAATGGAACGGTGAAGTAGTCGCTGAAGCGAAGGATAAAGACCTCGAACCTTTTCTAGGGCTTCATTATCCCGCTTCTGATATTCCCAGTCAAGCCCGCGAACTTTATAAAATTAATCTGGTCCGCACGATTGTTGACGCTAGTGAACGGGCCGTATCCATTTACCCCGCTACGGATAACCAGACCGGAAATCCGCTGGATCTGACGCATTCGGTATTACGGGCCGTATCGCCGGTTCATATTGAGTACCTGAAAAACATGGGCGTTCGGTCCAGTATGAGCTTTTCTCTGCTGTACAAGGGAGAACTCTGGGGACTGATTTCCTGCCACCATTATCAGGGACCACGACTGGTTGATTATACCGCTCGTATGTCGGGAAAAGTCATTAGCCAGTTGCTATCCGCTGCGTTGGAATTTCGCAAAGATGAAGAAGATCTGACCCTGGTCAATAAACTTTGGCGAAGCGAACAAACCTTGTTTGAGCAAATGCAGCGGGATTGGAATGTCGTACAGGGCTTAATTAAGATGGAAACCACCGCGATGGACATTACTTCAGCGTCGGGAATGGCTCTGCTGTACGAAGGGAAGTTATATACGCTGGGGAATACCCCTAACGAAGCCTTCATCCGGCAATTGATCGAGTGGCTGAAGCATACTAAAATTGATACCATTTTCCACACCCATCAGCTTCCCCGGCTTTTTGGTCCGGCCGAAGCTCATCGGGCTGAAGCTTCGGGTGTGATGGCGATTGTGATTTCCCGGCAATTGGAAGAGTACGTTATCTGGTTCAAACCGGAAGTAATTCAACAGGTATCCTGGGGCGGCAATCCAGACGAAAAACCCGTAGTAGCCGAAGCCAGTGGTCAACTCCGCTTGAGTCCCCGGAAGAGTTTTGCTAAATGGACCCAGATTGTACGCAGTACGTCTGACGTATGGCGGCAGGCTGAGATTAATACAGCCTTGAAATTACGGGAAGACATTTTACAAATTCTTTCCCAACGAGCGAACCAAATTCGTATCCTGAACGAACAGCTCAAGCTGGCTTATGAGGAACTCGATACGTTTAGCTATACGGTGTCACATGATTTGCGAACACCCTTAGCTTCCATTAAAACCTACGCAGAAGTGCTTCTAATTGATTATTCAGATCGATTAGATGAGGAAATGTTGCCCCTCTTTGAGAAAATTGTGTCCGCCAGTAATCGAATGGGCGACCTCATTCGGGAAATTCTTCATTACGCTCGAAGTGGGCGGACTGAATTATCCGCCGAGCCCATTGAAATGCGGGAATTACTTTATTCGCTAAAAGACGAGTTACTCGTTAGCGAAAAAGGGACTCCTATTACCATCGAAATTGAAGAAACACCTTCGTTAAAAGGTGATAAAACGATGATTACGCAAGTATTTAGCAATTTATTGTCTAATGCTATTAAATATACGCGTCCGGTAGCAAAGCCTCACATTGTTGTAAAAGGAGTAAAAAATGCCGATGAAATCATCTATTCTGTAACGGATAATGGAATTGGCATTGATATGAAACAAGGTGGTAAGGTTTTTGATTTATTCAAGCGGTTGGATAACGCTAGAAAGTTTGAAGGGCATGGCGTAGGATTAGCCATTGTCAAACGTATTATGCAGCGTCACCACGGTAGAGTATGGTTTTATAGCGAACCTTTTAAAGAAACAACTTTTTACGTAGCAATACCCACCCATTAA
- a CDS encoding response regulator, producing MIDVLYVEDNPDDVDIFKRVVGKIEQPPSYKVLNTGIEAVDYVLRRGTYQNKETSTPKMLLLDLNLPGNNGFEVLQQIRSHNQGRTLPIVVYSTSDNPKDMREAFDLGANAYLIKPGGYREVSEMLQRAIDFWVAQRGQH from the coding sequence ATGATAGATGTATTATATGTAGAGGATAATCCGGACGACGTTGATATTTTTAAGCGTGTGGTCGGCAAGATCGAGCAGCCGCCCAGTTATAAAGTATTAAACACCGGTATAGAAGCCGTAGATTACGTACTTCGTCGAGGTACCTATCAAAATAAAGAGACGTCGACGCCTAAAATGTTGTTGCTAGATTTGAATCTACCGGGCAATAACGGCTTTGAAGTTTTACAGCAAATTCGCTCTCATAATCAGGGACGTACATTACCCATTGTGGTCTATAGTACGTCGGATAACCCGAAAGATATGCGGGAAGCCTTTGACTTAGGAGCGAACGCTTATTTGATCAAACCAGGCGGTTATCGAGAAGTCAGTGAAATGCTGCAAAGAGCCATTGATTTTTGGGTAGCCCAAAGAGGACAACACTAA